A genome region from Myxocyprinus asiaticus isolate MX2 ecotype Aquarium Trade chromosome 12, UBuf_Myxa_2, whole genome shotgun sequence includes the following:
- the LOC127449656 gene encoding regulator of G-protein signaling 4-like: MCKGLAALPATCLKSAKDIKHKIGFLLQKPDPQKPDPQEQKALKEKAKARISPVETEKWKTSFNNLIKNDIGRKAFAAFLQSEYSQENIEFWEACEDFKQTSVDKMNLKARKIFEQYVEADSPKEVNLDSATRENTRKNLESCDASCFDEAQSKIFTLMEKDSYRRFLKSKWFLELSQPPMDNKTCGLEKIGKQNIFDRSQCLPSYA; the protein is encoded by the exons ATGTGTAAAGGGCTTGCCGCCCTTCCTGCAACATGCTTGAAAAG CGCCAAAGATATAAAGCATAAGATTGGCTTCCTGCTTCAAAAGCCAGATCCTCAAAAGCCAGATCCTCAAGAGCAGAAGGCTTTAAAAGAGAAGGCAAAGGCCAG AATTTCGCCTGTTGAAACTGAGAAATGGAAAACATCATTTAACAACCTGATCAAAAATGACA TTGGTCGGAAGGCTTTCGCTGCCTTTTTACAGTCCGAGTACAGTCAAGAGAACATTGAGTTCTGGGAGGCCTGTGAGGATTTTAAGCAGACATCAGTGGACAAGATGAACCTGAAAGCTAGAAAGATATTTGAGCAATACGTTGAAGCTGATTCTCCGAAAGAA GTGAATTTGGATTCTGCCACCAGAGAGAATACTAGAAAGAATTTGGAAAGCTGTGATGCATCCTGCTTCGATGAGGCTCAGAGTAAGATCTTCACCCTCATGGAAAAGGACTCATACAGGCGCTTCCTGAAATCCAAATGGTTCCTGGAACTGTCTCAACCACCAATGGACAACAAAACTTGTGGCTTAGAGAAAATAGGAAAGCAAAATATTTTTGACCGCAGTCAGTGCCTGCCAAGTTATGCCTAA